A window from Triticum aestivum cultivar Chinese Spring chromosome 6D, IWGSC CS RefSeq v2.1, whole genome shotgun sequence encodes these proteins:
- the LOC123144711 gene encoding WEB family protein At4g27595, chloroplastic, translating to MADHSDSDSSPKSSSSSSASSSSARRRSPPRVRAHSDEGGSSDGVLVELPSQDARSPGADPDAGIFVSMPADDATSGETFEDAPDDLATARSLDESIAVIDFPDESSAAAECRKYKEERDVCAREASTLRRMLQELVGQEVSSLHADDPDERAPLHSMLDDCSRLVLELNSVARSREQEVDSLRARAAEVEVSKEVVDAYLGSWRQVSELAIGRMVASVDAVVGKDAISFEGVDQDGISVVERKTLLLTERYRQVLLGIEQLEQVLAEVKPGFVAMGQCDHAIILGNVSEELVSSKRNEANFMQKLNSFVEENKILTEEIEKMKAARDIANAEAGKTKAEIEQMEHKLSTTKEKLSLAVTKGKSLVQHRDSLKQTLAEKSGELERCMVELEQRSDALQESEGRLEELKMLLDEKSAEHEKCLDELRETYNAWEAAKASIEQLNDVNTTLTISDGFLQRIGEVMSEATFPEDLLSLEMIDRLEWLVEQKKIADMVFLEHRKVKDILGSVDFPHSVLTGELDSQITWLVSSLDQAKDDAVRMQNESSEALHRLSAHESKLVSMHEEIDRLTIVLLEEKQAKDILVNELSELMSVYNGAVDKLSVISSQNTELVKAFAEVSDVKWEDNEPLETTKLVDRCVSSIQRRAKSSPIECENLEKLQTLVYTLHQELTLCKLILEEDMTDRSERMRLSGELQKMTEAIYVLKNEKDSLQKEFEKVDEKSSLLREKLSMAVKKGKGLVQEREGLKRVLDEKNSEIEKLRHAIDEKISETENVKHALDRNSSEIEKLKHALDEKNSELEKLRQALDVNNSETENLKQALDENNSISDKLKRDLEARNTEMENMKYEIVSRESANTDLREQVENLSSQVMHFDKLQLDIISLSEEKGKVDNMLEEAKVSLGILVDSVSSVALPVDHPSEDPVKKISQIAQYIMESQAAKNHVENELQRAHEQVTLQAGRLSDSYSTIKILEDELSKLNEYISSTSEEKYQMQLRTAAVEEELEKTNEELAHNANKLEDANATINSLQHALSQARTDVAILSAEKNEAGAKYEMETSALNAKLAKCLEELDKSHGNLQSYSTEHHGYLEKLSTLVMDDSMISLMAEEFGKKVSTLRDMSLTVKGMHEHLAAMGFQIDPIMEDSEFGKLFSLQDYNNFVTERMLDRKSRKENIDDDSSLSNIVEQCSNQAGNFSGCFKDLSGYMSDNIILLLRALQLASSNFARTLEEHDSLKIELENKDAQNRAQEDELLSLQKELRAMSSKCIYCTEQIQIIFDGLLDLGYAIDLATGNSSIVAKVGQTLSVLKNEESGDYIKVVDTLVSSVNKLKSESQRLSDIKGLVITLLDELKMRLKQAESAAETASNDHQLYLERVCKLEEDLRTVYDERNGMEIRIQEYQEKEDVLKARELELLSLEQTTVERGTTDAISKDQLEALVEKVNKLNIPSGESHLQREVAMFSSPMDKVFFVIDEFDALQREAETLRYENEDLQLNLESHAREIEQLKEVCRNIDSNRRELESKSSELLEVTVSMERMIQRFGYLAGKDALEDNKPASTQTLLPKLEKLIIASSMESGNAKSVKQELGSKLQAREKTVDELSAKVKMLEDLYHSQLVQPEVSKDRAFDTSSSAIGSDISEIEDLGPMGKASVSSVPTAAHARVMRKGSSDHLVLNMGSESERLIAAHDSDDKGRIKSLHTSGLIPAQGKHIADRVDGIWVSGSQILMNRPRARLGLLAYWLFLHLWLVGSIL from the exons ATGGCCGACCACTCCGACTCCGACTCCTCCCCcaagtcctcttcctcctcctctgcatcctcctcctccgcccgccgaCGCTCTCCCCCGCGCGTCCGGGCACACTCCGACGAGGGCGGCAGCAGCGACGGCGTCCTCGTCGAGCTCCCCTCGCAG GATGCGCGGAGCCCCGGGGCAGACCCAGACGCTGGTATCTTCGTCAGCATGCCCGCCGACGATGCCACCAGCGGAGAGACCTTCGAGGATGCCCCTGACGACCTCGCAACCGCTCGCTCGCTCGATGAATCCATCGCCGTCATCGACTTCCCGGACGAGTCTAGCGCCGCTGCCGAGTGCCGCAAGTACAAG GAAGAGAGAGATGTGTGTGCACGGGAGGCATCGACACTCCGGAGAATGCTACAGGAGCTGGTGGGGCAGGAAGTGAGTTCGTTGCATGCAGATGATCCTGATGAGAGGGCACCACTGCACTCAATGCTGGATGATTGCTCGAGGCTTGTGCTTGAACTGAATTCAGTGGCGCGTTCCAGGGAGCAGGAGGTTGACAGCTTACGTGCCAGGGCTGCTGAGGTCGAAGTGTCAAAAGAGGTTGTGGATGCATACCTTGGTTCGTGGAGGCAAGTGTCAGAACTAGCTATTGGGCGAATGGTTGCATCGGTCGATGCCGTGGTTGGGAAAGATGCCATCAGTTTTGAGGGTGTTGATCAAGACGGGATATCTGTTGTCGAAAGGAAAACTTTGTTGCTAACAGAGCGGTACAGGCAGGTTTTATTGGGCATTGAACAACTTGAACAGGTCTTGGCAGAGGTTAAGCCTGGTTTTGTGGCCATGGGTCAATGCGATCACGCCATTATTTTAGGTAATGTTTCAGAGGAATTGGTCAGTAGCAAGAGAAATGAAGCAAATTTCATGCAAAAGTTGAACAGTTTTGTGGAAGAAAACAAAATCCTTACTGAAGAGATTGAGAAAATGAAAGCTGCTCGAGATATAGCAAATGCTGAAGCAGGCAAAACAAAGGCAGAAATTGAGCAGATGGAGCATAAATTATCAACTACTAAAGAGAAGCTCAGCCTGGCTGTCACAAAGGGCAAGTCGTTGGTGCAGCATCGTGATTCCTTAAAGCAGACACTGGCTGAAAAATCAGGTGAGCTGGAGAGGTGCATGGTGGAGTTGGAACAGAGGTCTGATGCATTGCAAGAATCTGAGGGCAGACTTGAGGAGCTTAAGATGTTGTTAGATGAAAAGTCAGCGGAACATGAGAAATGTTTGGACGAGCTTAGAGAAACATACAACGCATGGGAAGCTGCTAAGGCAAGCATTGAGCAACTAAATGATGTAAACACTACACTTACAATAAGTGATGGGTTCCTTCAACGCATTGGAGAGGTTATGTCAGAGGCAACATTTCCAGAGGATCTGCTTTCCTTGGAGATGATTGACAGATTGGAATGGTTGGTTGAACAGAAGAAAATTGCAGACATGGTCTTCTTGGAGCACCGGAAAGTTAAAGATATTCTAGGCTCGGTTGACTTTCCACACTCAGTCTTAACTGGTGAACTTGATTCACAAATCACTTGGCTAGTCAGCTCACTGGACCAGGCCAAAGATGATGCGGTGCGGATGCAGAATGAGTCTTCTGAAGCTCTTCATAGGCTGTCTGCACATGAATCAAAACTGGTCTCGATGCATGAGGAAATTGACCGTTTAACCATAGTTCTATTGGAAGAGAAGCAGGCAAAGGACATACTTGTAAATGAACTTTCTGAATTAATGTCTGTATACAATGGTGCTGTTGATAAATTATCTGTTATCTCATCGCAGAATACTGAGCTTGTAAAGGCATTTGCAGAGGTTTCTGATGTCAAATGGGAGGACAATGAGCCCCTGGAGACTACGAAATTGGTGGACCGGTGCGTAAGCAGCATCCAGCGAAGAGCAAAATCCTCTCCTATTGAGTGTGAAAATTTAGAGAAGTTACAAACACTAGTGTATACCCTACATCAGGAATTAACACTTTGTAAATTAATTCTTGAAGAAGACATGACTGATAGATCTGAGAGAATGAGACTATCAGGTGAACTACAAAAAATGACAGAGGCGATTTATGTTTTGAAAAATGAAAAGGACTCATTACAGAAAGAGTTTGAAAAGGTGGATGAAAAATCATCGTTGCTTAGGGAGAAGCTGTCAATGGCCGTGAAAAAGGGGAAAGGTTTGGTACAGGAGCGTGAAGGGCTCAAGCGAGTCCTTGATGAGAAGAACTCTGAGATAGAGAAGCTAAGACATGCTATTGATGAAAAGATCTCTGAAACAGAGAATGTAAAACATGCTTTGGATAGGAATAGCTCTGAGATAGAGAAGCTGAAACATGCTCTGGATGAAAAGAATTCTGAGCTAGAAAAGCTCAGACAAGCTCTGGATGTGAATAACTCTGAAACAGAGAATCTAAAACAAGCTCTGGATGAGAATAACTCTATATCAGATAAGCTAAAACGAGATCTGGAAGCAAGGAACACAGAAATGGAgaatatgaaatatgagatagtgTCAAGAGAATCTGCAAATACTGATCTCAGAGAACAAGTTGAGAATTTATCTTCTCAGGTTATGCATTTTGATAAGCTGCAGTTGGACATTATTTCCCTTAGTGAGGAAAAGGGTAAAGTAGATAACATGTTGGAAGAAGCTAAAGTTTCCTTGGGCATTCTAGTTGATTCAGTATCAAGCGTCGCTCTTCCTGTCGATCACCCCTCTGAGGACCCTGTGAAAAAAATAAGCCAGATCGCCCAATACATAATGGAGTCACAAGCTGCTAAGAATCATGTGGAGAATGAGCTACAGAGAGCACATGAGCAAGTCACTTTGCAAGCTGGCAGGCTTTCTGATTCCTATTCTACTATAAAGATATTAGAAGATGAGTTGAGTAAATTAAATGAGTATATTTCTTCTACTTCTGAAGAGAAATACCAAATGCAATTGCGTACTGCTGCTGTAGAGGAGGAGTTGGAGAAAACAAATGAGGAACTGGCTCATAATGCCAACAAACTAGAAGATGCCAATGCAACTATTAACTCACTGCAACATGCATTATCACAGGCCAGAACAGATGTTGCTATTCTTAGTGCTGAAAAGAATGAAGCTGGAGCCAAATATGAAATGGAAACCAGTGCTCTTAATGCTAAGCTAGCTAAATGTTTGGAAGAGTTGGATAAAAGTCATGGAAACTTACAAAGTTATTCAACCGAACATCATGGTTACCTTGAGAAGCTTAGCACACTTGTAATGGATGATAGTATGATATCATTGATGGCTGAAGAATTTGGAAAGAAGGTCAGCACCTTGAGAGATATGAGCCTTACAGTGAAGGGTATGCATGAACATCTCGCTGCAATGGGGTTCCAGATTGATCCTATTATGGAG GATTCAGAATTTGGCAAGCTTTTCTCTCTTCAAGACTACAATAACTTTGTTACTGAAAGAATGCTTGACAGAAAAAGCAGAAAAGAGAATATTGATGATGATTCATCCTTGAGTAATATTGTTGAACAATGCAGCAATCAAGCTGGAAATTTCTCTGGATGTTTTAAAGATCTATCAGGTTACATGAGTGACAATATTATATTGTTGCTCCGTGCTTTGCAATTAGCAAGCAGCAACTTTGCTCGTACTTTAGAAGAGCACGACTCCTTGAAGATTGAACTGGAGAACAAGGACGCTCAGAACAGAGCTCAAGAAGATGAATTGCTTTCGCTGCAAAAAGAGCTCAGGGCAATGTCATCAAAATGTATTTATTGCACTGAACAGATTCAAATTATTTTTGATGGCTTGCTTGATTTAGGTTACGCAATAGACTTGGCAACAGGCAACTCCAGCATTGTAGCAAAAGTAGGACAAACTTTGTCTGTTTTGAAGAACGAGGAGTCTGGTGATTATATAAAGGTGGTGGACACTTTAGTATCTTCCGTGAACAAACTGAAGTCAGAGTCTCAGAGGTTATCTGATATTAAGGGGTTAGTGATAACTTTGTTAGATGAATTGAAAATGAGACTGAAACAAGCCGAGTCAGCTGCTGAAACTGCTTCAAATGACCACCAGTTGTATTTGGAAAGAGTATGCAAACTGGAGGAAGATCTCAGAACTGTATATGATGAGCGCAATGGAATGGAAATAAGGATTCAGGAATACCAGGAAAAAGAGGATGTGCTGAAGGCAAGAGAATTAGAGTTGCTGTCACTTGAACAAACTACAGTAGAAAGAG GTACAACTGATGCAATTTCAAAGGATCAGCTGGAAGCACTTGTTGAAAAAGTAAATAAACTAAATATACCATCTGGCGAGTCGCATTTGCAGAGGGAAGTGGCTATGTTCTCTAGTCCCATGGACAAAGTCTTCTTTGTTATTGATGAATTTGATGCACTCCAACGTGAAGCGGAGACCTTAAGATACGAAAACGAAGATTTACAGTTAAATCTTGAATCTCATGCTCGTGAAATTGAACAGCTCAAGGAGGTTTGCAGAAACATTGATTCAAATCGTAGGGAGTTGGAATCAAAAAGCAGTGAACTGCTTGAGGTAACAGTCAGTATGGAGCGAATGATTCAGCGGTTTGGATATCTTGCTGGAAAAGATGCGCTGGAAGATAATAAACCTGCAAGCACACAAACACTCTTACCAAAGCTGGAAAAACTAATAATCGCCTCAAGTATGGAATCTGGGAATGCCAAGTCTGTAAAACAGGAGCTGGGATCAAAGTTGCAGGCCAGGGAAAAGACAGTTGATGAGTTATCAGCAAAAGTTAAGATGCTTGAGGACTTGTATCATTCTCAGCTTGTGCAGCCAGAGGTTAGTAAAGACAGAGCATTTGACACATCTTCCTCGGCAATTGGTTCAGACATATCCGAGATTGAAGATTTG GGGCCAATGGGGAAGGCATCGGTTTCATCTGTCCCTACTGCTGCACATGCTAGAGTAATGCGGAAGGGTTCATCCGACCATCTTGTTCTTAATATGGGCTCAGAGTCTGAACGACTAATTGCTGCACATGATTcggatgacaaag GGCGTATTAAGTCATTGCATACATCTGGCTTGATTCCAGCACAAGGAAAGCACATCGCTGACAGAGTTGATGGCATCTG GGTCTCAGGGAGCCAAATTCTGATGAACCGGCCGCGAGCAAGGCTAGGACTCTTGGCGTATTGGCTCTTCCTGCACCTATGGTTGGTAGGCAGCATCTTGTGA